From Providencia sp. R33, a single genomic window includes:
- the fetA gene encoding iron efflux ABC transporter ATP-binding subunit FetA: MEKNRSLLQLKDIGYSIDEKTILDNVQINLHASEFKLITGPSGCGKSTLLKIVASLISPTQGSIIFNGRDINNLSPETYRQQVSYCTQTPALFGATVYDNLVFPYQIRKQPFDKTKIISDLQHFSLPETILEKGINELSGGEKQRISLIRNLQFLPEILLLDEITSALDEENKVKVNELIHKLAIEKGIGVLWVTHDQDEIAHANEIITLPVHLAKQ, from the coding sequence ATGGAAAAAAACCGTTCACTACTGCAACTAAAGGATATTGGCTATTCGATTGATGAGAAAACGATTCTTGATAATGTGCAGATTAACCTACATGCCAGCGAATTTAAACTCATTACAGGGCCATCCGGTTGTGGAAAAAGTACTTTATTAAAGATTGTGGCATCACTGATTTCCCCAACCCAAGGGAGTATTATTTTTAACGGGCGAGACATTAATAATCTCTCTCCTGAGACCTACCGTCAGCAAGTGTCATATTGTACTCAAACCCCCGCATTATTCGGGGCTACAGTTTACGACAACTTAGTTTTCCCTTACCAAATCAGAAAACAACCTTTTGATAAAACAAAAATTATCAGTGACTTGCAGCATTTTTCATTGCCTGAAACTATTCTTGAGAAAGGAATTAACGAGCTTTCGGGAGGCGAAAAACAGCGCATTTCATTAATTCGAAATTTACAGTTCCTACCCGAAATTTTACTGCTAGATGAAATCACGAGCGCCCTAGATGAAGAAAATAAAGTCAAAGTGAATGAATTAATTCATAAACTGGCGATAGAAAAAGGTATTGGGGTTTTATGGGTGACTCATGACCAAGATGAAATTGCCCATGCAAATGAAATCATCACCCTTCCCGTTCATCTGGCTAAACAATAG
- the fetB gene encoding iron efflux ABC transporter permease subunit FetB — MLVLVAIFISHKEKLSLEKDIIWSTCRAIIQLLIAGYILKYIFNVDHAVLTVALVLFICVNAAWNAKKRSKYLDKIYLTAFIAITSGTFLTLLVLILTKAIAFTPMQVIPITGMIAGNAMIAVGLCFNNLGQRFASQQQQIQEMLSLGATPKVASASIIRESIRASLIPTVDSAKTVGIVSLPGMMSGLIFAGVDPLQAVKYQIMVTFMLLATASLSTILAGYMTYIKFYNQRHQLLVETLNK; from the coding sequence ATGTTAGTCTTAGTGGCGATTTTTATTAGTCATAAAGAAAAGCTGTCTTTAGAAAAAGATATTATTTGGAGTACCTGCCGTGCCATTATTCAATTATTGATAGCTGGCTATATCTTAAAATATATTTTTAATGTTGATCATGCGGTTCTCACTGTGGCTTTAGTACTCTTTATTTGTGTCAATGCTGCGTGGAATGCCAAGAAAAGAAGTAAATATTTAGATAAAATCTATCTCACTGCTTTTATTGCGATTACGTCAGGCACCTTTCTCACGCTACTCGTCTTAATTCTCACCAAAGCCATTGCGTTTACCCCAATGCAAGTCATACCGATTACGGGGATGATTGCGGGAAATGCAATGATAGCTGTCGGGTTATGTTTTAATAATTTGGGGCAACGATTTGCCAGCCAGCAGCAGCAAATTCAAGAGATGTTAAGCCTTGGAGCTACGCCTAAAGTGGCTTCTGCATCAATCATTCGGGAAAGTATTCGCGCCTCGTTAATCCCTACTGTTGATTCCGCTAAAACGGTGGGTATTGTCAGCTTACCAGGGATGATGTCGGGGTTAATTTTTGCGGGGGTCGACCCATTACAGGCCGTAAAATACCAAATTATGGTGACTTTTATGTTATTAGCCACTGCCAGTCTTTCGACAATATTAGCAGGCTATATGACTTACATTAAATTTTATAATCAACGTCATCAGTTATTGGTTGAAACCTTAAATAAATAA
- a CDS encoding LacI family DNA-binding transcriptional regulator, producing the protein MTKIRQNKKTTIYDLAELAGVSASAVSAVLNGNWQKRRISAQLAEKVMRIAQEQNYSVNKQASLLRSNKSKIIGMLVPKYDNRYFGSIVEHFEEMARERGLFPIITCTRRDPKLELEAARTMLSYQVDWLISTGATNPDKITEICQSSGVPTLNLDLPGTLAPSVISDNYLGAKNLTLRILNKKGCSETLNNPLIFIGGREHDHNTRERIRGFIDAHNEMGITVPNENILACGYAPEKAEKALSTFVKKHRGNLQKIAQGGLFINSTISLEGVMRWLGEQGCTGENQPNLGCFDWDPFVALLGNEIEMVKQDVPTMLNHIFKLIDEGDNQPQLIEVSPVGIR; encoded by the coding sequence GTGACAAAGATCAGACAAAATAAGAAAACAACGATCTACGACCTTGCGGAGCTGGCTGGTGTTTCAGCGAGTGCGGTGAGTGCGGTTCTTAATGGAAATTGGCAAAAAAGGCGTATTAGTGCGCAATTGGCTGAAAAAGTGATGCGTATTGCGCAGGAGCAAAATTATTCAGTTAACAAACAAGCCAGCTTACTGCGCAGTAATAAATCAAAAATCATTGGTATGTTGGTACCAAAATACGATAACCGTTACTTTGGTTCGATAGTGGAACATTTTGAGGAAATGGCGCGAGAAAGAGGGTTATTTCCGATTATTACCTGTACGCGTCGTGATCCTAAATTGGAGTTAGAAGCGGCGCGTACCATGTTATCTTACCAGGTGGATTGGTTGATTTCGACAGGGGCAACGAACCCAGATAAAATCACTGAGATTTGTCAATCTTCAGGTGTGCCAACATTAAATTTGGATTTGCCTGGTACTTTAGCACCATCTGTAATTTCAGATAATTATCTCGGTGCAAAAAACCTCACACTGCGAATTTTAAACAAAAAGGGGTGTTCTGAAACGTTAAATAATCCGCTAATTTTTATTGGTGGGCGTGAGCACGACCATAATACCCGCGAACGTATACGCGGCTTTATTGATGCGCATAATGAAATGGGCATTACTGTTCCAAATGAAAATATTTTAGCTTGTGGGTATGCTCCTGAAAAAGCGGAAAAAGCCTTGTCTACTTTTGTTAAAAAGCACCGTGGAAACTTACAAAAAATAGCCCAAGGAGGTCTGTTTATTAACTCCACTATTTCATTAGAAGGGGTGATGCGTTGGTTAGGGGAGCAAGGTTGTACAGGTGAAAATCAACCTAACTTAGGGTGTTTTGACTGGGATCCGTTTGTGGCACTATTAGGTAATGAGATTGAAATGGTGAAGCAAGATGTGCCAACAATGCTCAACCATATTTTCAAGCTGATTGATGAGGGGGATAATCAACCGCAATTAATCGAGGTATCACCTGTTGGAATAAGATAA
- a CDS encoding SDR family oxidoreductase, whose product MAISIENKVAAITGAASGIGLECARTLIKAGVKVVLIDRAEDRLNQLVAELGENAIPLVIDLMNTKQVDGMLDAILEKAGRLDIFHANAGAYIGGPVAEGDPDVWDKVLNLNINAAFRSVRAVLPHFIAQKSGDVLFTSSIAGVVPVIWEPIYTASKFAVQAFVHSTRRQVAEHGVRVGAVLPGPVVTALLDDWPKEKMEEALANGSLMQPIEVAEAVLFMLTRPKHVTVRDLVIVPNSVDL is encoded by the coding sequence ATGGCTATTTCCATTGAAAACAAAGTCGCCGCAATTACAGGTGCGGCATCTGGTATTGGTCTTGAATGTGCTCGTACACTCATCAAAGCAGGTGTCAAAGTGGTTCTGATTGACCGTGCTGAAGATAGATTAAATCAACTTGTTGCTGAATTAGGCGAAAATGCGATCCCTCTAGTCATTGATTTAATGAACACAAAACAAGTCGATGGCATGTTAGATGCTATTCTCGAAAAAGCAGGCCGTTTAGATATTTTCCATGCAAATGCAGGCGCTTATATTGGTGGTCCTGTGGCGGAAGGCGATCCCGATGTTTGGGATAAAGTGTTAAATCTCAATATTAATGCTGCTTTTCGTAGTGTCCGTGCCGTTTTACCTCACTTTATTGCTCAAAAATCTGGCGATGTCTTATTCACCAGCTCAATCGCAGGCGTTGTACCTGTTATTTGGGAGCCAATTTACACAGCTTCTAAATTTGCAGTTCAAGCTTTTGTTCACTCGACTCGCCGCCAAGTTGCAGAACATGGTGTCCGTGTTGGTGCCGTTTTACCTGGTCCAGTGGTTACTGCATTGTTGGATGACTGGCCAAAAGAAAAAATGGAAGAAGCGCTGGCAAATGGTAGCTTAATGCAACCGATTGAAGTGGCTGAAGCCGTTCTCTTTATGCTAACTCGCCCAAAACATGTCACGGTTCGTGACCTTGTCATTGTGCCAAACAGTGTTGACCTTTAA
- a CDS encoding FGGY-family carbohydrate kinase, whose protein sequence is MHHSTPQNDKVVIGIDVGTGSARAGVFDMTGKMLASAKQDITLYRDSAHFAEQSSNQIWEAVCYCVKQAVTTSNISAQQVAGIGFDATCSLVVIGHDKQPISVSPSQDPNRNIIVWMDHRATEQAERINLLKHPVLNYVGGKISPEMETPKILWLKENLPQTYEKAWQFFDLADFLTWKSTDSLARSTCTVTCKWTYLAHEKRWDADYFHQIGLSELADEKFARIGQLIVEPGTPCGSGLTDDAAKQMGLLAGTPVASGMIDAHAGGIGTVGVNGDATANMAYVFGTSSCTMTTTKEPVFIPGVWGPYYSAMVPGMWLNEGGQSAAGAAIDQLLSLHPACAGTKITAKEHGKPLPVYLADLVLEKATSASQSVELAEKIHVVPEFLGNRAPFADPHARAVIAGLTMDNSLENLLSFYIAGVCGIGYGLRQIIEAQAKSGAAIENIVVSGGAGQHPLIRQLLADTCGVPVISTQASEPVLLGSAILGAVAGKICGDVAQAMDQFSEIDLTYHADESYKTCHDTRFASFIKLQQCARELKG, encoded by the coding sequence ATGCATCATTCAACCCCTCAAAATGATAAAGTGGTTATCGGCATTGATGTTGGTACAGGCAGTGCTCGCGCTGGCGTATTTGATATGACAGGCAAAATGCTGGCGTCTGCCAAGCAAGATATTACCCTTTATCGAGATAGCGCCCACTTCGCTGAGCAGTCCAGTAACCAAATTTGGGAAGCTGTTTGCTACTGTGTTAAGCAAGCTGTCACGACTTCAAATATTTCTGCGCAACAGGTGGCAGGAATTGGCTTCGATGCAACCTGCTCACTTGTGGTGATTGGGCACGATAAACAGCCTATTTCTGTTAGCCCTAGTCAAGATCCAAACCGTAACATTATTGTCTGGATGGATCACCGTGCAACTGAACAAGCCGAACGTATTAATCTGTTAAAACACCCTGTTTTAAACTATGTAGGTGGCAAAATTTCCCCTGAAATGGAAACGCCAAAGATCTTATGGTTAAAAGAAAACTTGCCTCAAACCTATGAAAAAGCGTGGCAATTCTTTGATTTAGCTGATTTCTTAACGTGGAAATCAACTGACTCATTAGCACGCTCAACCTGCACCGTCACTTGCAAATGGACTTATCTCGCTCATGAGAAACGCTGGGATGCAGACTATTTCCATCAAATTGGTTTATCTGAACTTGCTGATGAAAAATTTGCCCGAATTGGCCAATTGATTGTTGAACCGGGAACTCCTTGTGGTTCTGGCTTAACAGACGATGCAGCAAAGCAAATGGGCTTATTAGCAGGTACACCTGTTGCATCGGGTATGATTGATGCCCACGCAGGGGGGATTGGTACGGTGGGTGTCAATGGTGATGCGACTGCCAACATGGCATATGTTTTTGGTACGTCATCTTGCACCATGACAACAACCAAAGAGCCTGTTTTCATACCCGGTGTTTGGGGCCCGTATTACAGTGCGATGGTACCAGGCATGTGGTTAAATGAGGGTGGACAAAGTGCTGCGGGTGCAGCGATTGATCAGCTACTTTCCCTTCATCCAGCATGCGCAGGCACAAAAATCACCGCAAAAGAGCATGGGAAGCCACTTCCAGTCTATTTAGCTGACCTTGTGTTAGAAAAAGCTACGTCGGCATCTCAATCTGTTGAACTTGCTGAAAAAATTCATGTTGTTCCTGAATTTTTAGGTAACCGCGCACCATTTGCTGATCCACATGCAAGAGCGGTCATTGCAGGACTCACCATGGACAACAGCTTAGAGAATCTACTGTCATTTTATATTGCTGGTGTATGTGGTATTGGCTATGGTTTAAGACAAATCATTGAGGCACAAGCAAAATCAGGGGCTGCAATTGAAAATATTGTCGTTAGTGGTGGTGCAGGACAGCACCCATTAATTCGCCAGTTATTAGCAGATACATGTGGCGTCCCCGTCATTTCCACACAAGCAAGTGAACCTGTTTTACTTGGTTCAGCCATCTTAGGTGCTGTAGCGGGTAAAATTTGTGGCGATGTCGCCCAAGCCATGGATCAATTTAGTGAAATTGATTTAACTTACCATGCAGATGAAAGCTATAAAACTTGTCATGATACGCGTTTTGCTTCTTTTATAAAGCTTCAGCAATGCGCAAGAGAACTCAAAGGTTAA